The DNA window GTCGACACGGGGGGGTGGGCATGGACCACAGAGTTGACGTCGGGGCGCAACTGGTAGACCGTGCAGTGCATCTGGATCTCGGTGGTGCAGGCCCGCGCTCCTTCGAGTTTACGGCCCATCAGGTCGACAATCAGCATGTCTTCGGGACGCATCATGCCTTTGCTGACGCCAGTGGGAGTGCACAGGATCCGGTCTGCGTCGAGGCGAACACTGATGTTGCCATCATTGGCCGCGACCCAGCCCTTTTGGTACATCAGCTTGCCAATGTCCACGATCGAATTCGCGATCTGAGGGTTCAACGCCATCAAACTTCCTAATTTACACAATTGCGGGGCTCTCCGCCCTTCGCGCAATCTGGTTCAGTCCTTCTTATAGACATGCTTGTTCTTAAATACCGACTCGCCTAAGGTTTCCTTGACGGCCTGCCGCAGTGCATTATCCCCTTGCATCAACAGGTCCTTGAACTTCTCTTCCGGCCGGCCTCGAAAGCTTGTCACATGATAATCCTTCTGGCCATCCACCGGGTTAATCGTAAAAAAATAATTTGAAATACAGCGGCGGGTGCCTGCAGCAAGCACCTCGCTGACGCTGTGCCAACTGGTCTTGTCCGTCTGCATCACCGCCAGCCGATTGCAGCGGCTCTCGATCGTCCGGGGCTTTCCTTTCGGGCCGCTGTCCCACAATTCGAGGTTGCCGCCATTCTCAAGGCACCAGCCAGGAGAGGCGTAATAGAGCAGGTTCAGCGCGCGATAGCGCTTCCGTTCAAAATCGTGGGAGTTGTCGAGATGGGGATTGAGATAATGCCCCTTCTCCATCGCGCTGATCCCTCCTGCATAGAGATGCTCATCGGGAATCAGATCGTCGAGCCCGCAAATCTCGCCAACGCATTGCACCACCCTGGGATCCTGAAACGCATAAATGGTCTCCTCCAAAAGCGGAGCGTAGTGGTTCATTTGTACGCCGACATACTTGAGTTCGCCGAGATGGTGCTTGAGAACCATCTTCTCGACCGGAGGAAAAGCGGAGAGAATCGCCGTGGTCAGTTCGGCCGGCAGCAGATCATCCACAATGAAGCTCTTGACCGTGCGCGGCAAGCGAAACTCCTGGTGCGCCTCCCATTTTGCTTCTTGCAGGCGAGCAAGAATCAATTCCGCAATTTCCTGACGCTTCCAACTCATGCAGTACCACCCCACTTTACAATCAAAGTGTGGAGCCCAGACCCATTTGTCCGAACTGCCGCGCGTTCATCAGCCGTGCAGATCGCGTATGTCCCTATTGTGAGTTTGAACTCGCACCCCGTCCCAAAGGAAACAGCGATACCGCGCGAGTGATCAGCGGGCTGTTGCCGCAGGATGGGCAGATCACCAATTACATTCTGGCTGTGAACCTGTTCATCTACATGGCCATGGCAATTTTCAACCAGGAAAACATCAACGGCGGCGGCTTTTCGAGTATGAATGGGGTTACCCTCTTCCTGTTTGGCGCCAAAGAACCTGGGTACATCTTTCACGGCGAATGGTGGCGACTGGTTACGGCAGGCTTTCTTCATGCGAGCCTGATCCACATTGGGATGAACAGTTGGAGTTTATACAATCTGGGACCGCAAGTGGAAGAGGCTTTTGGCGCGGGACGAATGCTGGTGATTTACCTGGCGAGTTCGACGCTCGGCTTTTTGGCCTCAACGCTGTTCTCCCCCTCATTGAGTGTCGGCGCGTCGGCAGGAATTTTTGGATTAGTCGGGGCCATGATCGCCTTCGGCATCCACCAGCGAGGCGCGTTTGGGAGCTATATCAAATCGGCCTATATCGGTACCGCAGTGATCTCTCTCCTGATGACCAGCTTTATCAGTCAGATCGACAACTTCGCGCATCTCGGCGGTCTGGCCGGGGGCTTCGGCGCCGCTTACATCGTGGGGCATCCGCGCTTTGCGCAGGCCCGTCAGGAGCGCTACTGGAGCATTGCCGGGCTGGCCATGGCAGGCATCGTGGTAGTCTGCTTTGTCATCCAACTGCTCGCGACGCTGAAATATCTACGCAGCTAGCGGACGGCAGTGGATCTCAAGATAGGGCACAGGCGCAAAGAAGCCGTGCTCCGGGGCTTGATTGTGTTGCTGGCCTAAGGCGATCAGTTTTGCATCCAATTGCGCTGCAGCCGCCCCGTTGAGCCCTTCATAGGCCAAATAGACGGGTGAGAGGAACTTCTTCATTCCATCGAGCCACTGCTCGACCGAGGCAGCGCGTGCCAGCAGTTTGCGGTGCGTCACGCGGACAGAGCCAAAGTGCGATCGCAGCATGGCCGGAATGGAGGCAAGCTTGCCCCAATCGCGCGCCACGCTGACGGACTGCAAGTCTGGACGCTGTGCGATGCACTTTGCAAATAACAGGTCGTTGAGGCTGCCTTCGGTCCAACTGGTGAACGCAAAATGTCCATTGGGCCGCAACACACGAGCCACTTCGGCGACCGCGGCCTTCCAGTCCTCACAAAAAATCATGCCAAAGCTGCTCAGCACGACATCGAAAGAGCCGGCTTCGTAAGGCAGCACTTCAGCACTGCCTTCTGTGAACTCAATCTCGAGACCTTCAAAAGCGGCACGCTCCCGGGCGCGCTGGAGCAAGGTCGGGATGGGATCCAACCCGAACACCTGCGCCCGCCGCCGTGCCGCGGCCAGTGCAGTGTTCCCACTACCACACCCAAGATCGAGCACCCGTTGCCCGGCATAAGTGGGCACCGCATCACACAGCAACTCTCCAACGATCATCACGGCAGGAGCGATCTTTGCAAAGTCACCCGAATTCCAGATATTGCTCATGAGTGAAGCTTAGTCTTCTTTGAGCAGAGCCGCACGGGAGATGCGTTCGCCCTTCAGCATGACAAGGGAGATGCGGCTCAGGCTCTTGGGGTCTTGCAGCGGATTCCCATCGACAAGAAGAAGATTGGCATCCTTGCCCATCTCGATCGTTCCGATGCGATTTCCCTGCCCCAGGAGTTGGGCGGCATTTCTGGTAGCAGCAAGAATCGCCTGGTGCGCCGGAATGCCAGCGGCCACCCAGAGTTCGACTTCTTCCTGCACAGTGGGGCCGTGAAAGATCAGCGGGTTGCCCGCATCCGTGCCAGTCACCAGCGTCACTCCGGCGTCGAAAACACGCTTCAGATTCTCTCGTGCTTCCTTCATGCGAGGAGCGAACTCCTGGTATCGTCCCGTGAGTTTCGGATCGAGCACCAAGCGGCGCGTCGATTTCAATAAGTCCATCGGGACTACCTGCTGGAGCAAACTGTCGTCGAGACGGGTGAAGTCTTTTTCGAGCATCATGCGTACCCCTTCAAAGACGCTCATTGTGGGGTCATAGTAGAAACCAGAAGCAGCCATCTTCCGCAACAACTCATCGGGCAGAGCTTCATTCGGGCTGCCGTGTTCGACACCATTCGCACCCGCTTCAAAAGCATCGCGAACGTCAATCGCCTTGCTGGTATGCACCGTCACAGGCAAGCCGAGCAGTTTGGCTTCTGTACAGATGGCCTTCAAGACATTCAGATCCAGACGCGGCATCGGATTGTTGGCACTACCGCTTTCCAGAACCGCTTTGATCGCATCCACATTCTTCGCCTTGAGTTCACGAAGCATGGCGCGTGCCTCGTCAGGCGTTTTCGGCAGGCGGACAAACTGACTCTGGCCATAGGCCCGGGCAGACTCCGGCATCGATTGCAGCATCTGCGCCGGATGTCCCCCTGCAGCGGTGAAGAGCGGACCCACGACGTAAAGCTCCGGCATCAGCGCTTCACCGCGGCGGCCCTTATCGCGCAACGGAATCACCGAGTCGATCCAGTCGCCAGCACTCTTGACACTGGTGATCCCAGAGTAGAGATAGGCTTTCAGACGCTTTTCGGGCAGTGTCCGGTCCTGGTATTTCTTAGGATCGTCATAGAAGCCACCCGGCGAGCCGAGATGGATATGCACATCGATCAAACCGGGCAACAGAGTCTTGCCCGCAGCTTCGATCTCAATTGCATTTAGGGACTTCGCTACAGGCGCCGTGCCATTGTATAGGGCAACAATTTTCCCCTGCTTAATCAGGACACTGCCGCCTTCGATCACCGTACCCGTGCCCGTGATGACACGTGCGTCGCGGATGAGGATCGTCTGGCTGCGGGCCAGTTCGCGTTCGATTGCCTTCGACTTTGTCAGATTCTCTTTGCTATGCAGATCCCAGGCGCCAATGAGGAAGAAAGGAGCAAGCACCGCCAGCACCCATGCCTTGGCCCGTGCCGGGAGCTTCTCTCCTTTTTCCCAACGGAAAATCTTCAGCGAGATCAGCGTGCAGGCCACGGTGGTGATGAGCAAGGCGCTGACCGGCTTCCAATTCTGGAGAAGCGACTCGTGTTGCAGCAGGATTCCCTGCAGACCGCTCACCATATGAGTGGCGGGGATGAACTGCACCAGACTTTGGACCCACTCCGGGAGAAAGGTGACCGGCACGGTAGCCCCGCTCAGCAGCATCATCGGGAAGTATAGGCACTGGATGATGATCTGGCTCTCCGCCATGCTGTTGGCAACCGAGGCGATGATGCCGCCCATGCTACGCATCGCAAAATTCGCGATGATCACAAACACAAAAAAGCTCAGCCAGTTGTCCGGCCATGTCATGCCGTACTGGACAACACTCAACACCGTCATCAGGAGAACGACCGGAAAGTATTGCAGCACCCCCACAACCAGACTGCTGATGAGAATCGGCAGGGCTCCGGGAGGAGCCACCTTGAAACGGCGCAGGATGCCGTTCTCACGTTCCATCACCGCGCGCAGACCACCACCGAAGAAACCATTGCCCAGCAAGCCGATGGTCAGAACGCTCGTCAGCACAGCAGCAATCGAGTTGGACTCCTTCGCTTTATTCAGCGTGGCGAAGAGGAAGAAGAAGCCAAGTGGGAAGGCGTAGTTGAAGAAGAATACCGAACGCTCGCGCATCGTCAGGCGGAGGTTCGAGAGGATGTGCGCCAGAATCGCTTTCATGTGCTTAGTCCCGAAGCCTCTTGCCGGTTAGCTCGATGAAGACATCTTCGAGAGTTGGCTTCTTCAAACTGATATCCGTCATCCCCAGGCCGTGGTGGTCGACCCATTTCACGAGTTCAACGACAGTACGGGCAGGGTGGGTGCTGGAGGCGGTGAGAGTGGTCCGCGTCTCACTGAGGACAATGCCCGAAGGAACATCAATTCCCTCCAACGGGGTCTCGAGATGGATCTCGATCTTTGTCGTTCCGAGAGTACGCGATTGGATCTCACGAGGAGTTCCGACAGCGATGATCTTGCCCTCGTCAATGATCGCGACGCGGTCACAAAGGCGTTCGGCCTCTTCAATGTAGTGAGTCGTAAGAATGATGGTGCGCTGGTCCTGCTTCAGCTCTTCGATGAGCTTATGAATTTCGAGACGTACCTGTGGATCGAGGCCAGTGGTGGGTTCGTCGAAGAATACGACTTGCGGATCGTTCACCAGTGCCAGCGCAATCGCGACACGCTGCTTTTGGCCACCGGAAAGAGTGCCGTATAGCGCGTCCTTCTTCTCTTCGAGCTGAAGCCGGGAGAGGAGCTTCGCCTTGGGGAGCGTGCGCTCGTAGAAGGCAGCAAAGAGGTCGAGCGCCTCGCTGACCTTCATCTTCTCCGGCAGGTTATTCGCCTGCAGGCAGACGCCGATGCGTTCCTTCAGCTTTCTTGCATCACAGCCGGGATCGAAGTCGAGCACCCGCACATCCCCGGAGCTCCGTGAGCGAAGTCCTTCGAGAATCTCGACCGTCGTGGTCTTGCCTGCCCCATTCGGACCGAGCAGACCAAGCACCTCTCCGGCCTTCACCTCAAAGTCCACGCCTCGCACGGCGTGGACCTCGCCGTAACTCTTGGTGAGCCCTCTGACGGCGATGATGTTTTCGTTCATTGCGTCCTATTGACGGTTCAGCACGTCGATACAGGCAATACAGAAAGCGGGAAGGTCATCGGGTTTGCGGGAGGTGACCAGATTCCGGTCCACCACCACCTCGGCGTCTGACCATTCAGCGCCGGCATGGATCACATCATCTTTGATCGCAAAGAAGCTGGTGGCTTTGCGGCCGCGCAGCATATTGGAAGAACAAAGGACCCAGGGCCCGTGGCAGATTGCGGCCACCAGCTTGCCAGCCTTGTCGATCTCATGTACAAAATGGAGTGCCTCGGGATGGCGGCGAATAAAATCGGGAGCAAAGCCGCCGGGGGCGATGACGCCATCGTATTCGCTGGGCTGCACACCGGTGTAGCTCTTTTCAGCAATCGCCGGGTAGCCAACCTTGCTCGGATAGTTCTTGCCTGCCTCAGCACCCACCAAATGAACTTCTGCGCCAGCTTCTTTCAGGCGGTAATACGGATACCAGACTTCCAGTTCCTGGTAGAGCTGATCGACGAGGACGGCTATGCGCTTTCCTTGGAGTGACATGTACCCTAGCGTACGCCAAGATTGCCGTAAATGTTCCCTGCCGCAAGCTTCTGGAAGCAATCGAAGACGATCTTTGTCACAGCTTCGATGGGGGAGTCGGATTCATTCAAATAGGTGCCCATCACCGCAAGCACGAAGGGTCGCCCTTTCAGATAGACAATCCCCGTCTCCGTCCGAACGCCCACCAGCTCGCCAGGTTTCGATGCGACTTCGATGGCAGGCGGAATCGCGCGGCGCATGCCTGCCTTTACCAGCTTCAACATCGCGATCATCTCAGCACTCGCCTTTGCGTTCACAGCTTTGCCTTCATAGATCACACGCAGCATGTCCGCCATGTCTTCGGGAGTGGAAACATTTTCCTCGTTGCGAGTTGCAGCGGCCTGATCAATCATGATGCGTTGCAATCTCGTTCCCTGGTAGCCCATCTGCGCCATGGTGTGGTTGACACCGGCCATCCCGACCCGCCGGATGCACCAGTTGGTCGCTGTATTGTCAGAGGACGCAATCATCTCACGAACAATCTCTTCCACAGAAAGCGTGATGGGACCGTTCCTCAGACGCTCCTGCAAGACTCCACTGCCCCCGACAGCCTCCGCAGGCTGCAGCGTCACCTTCTCATTGAAATGGAGTTGGCCCAGTTCCCGCAGCCGGAAGATCTCCATCAGAATCGGAACCTTGATCGCACTGGCGGTCGGAAACACAAGCTTTCCGTGATAGCTCCATTGAGTGCCGGTCGTGAGATCGATGATGGCGACACCCAAAGCGCCATCCATGCGGGCATCATACGCCACGATGCGGTCGTGCATCTTTGCAGTCAGCAGGTCAGCGACATGTTGCGCCGGAGCGCAAGCAGCCGCGAGGAGTGCGAAGAAGAGGAAACGCATTTGTAAATCTTAGCACCAAGGACTAAGATTTTCTTCTCTTCCTTTCTGCGTCCTGCCTGAGACCCCGCAAAAACTACAACTATTTTTCGTTTCAAATCAATGACTTGCGTTATTTTTTTAGCAGTCGCCGATCGACTGTGCTAATTCTATGTGTGTGAGTGCATCTCCGGATGACACTTATAACTTCAAAACAATCGATGGAGGTTGTCCACGATGAACATCCGTCCGCTATACGACCGAATTGTGGTCAAGCGTTTGGAAAATGACGTAGACATGGTGAATGGTTTGTACATTCCCGATTCTGCGAAAGAAAAGCCTCAGGAAGGCGAAGTAGTCGCTGTTGGTAAGGGCAAGCGCCTTGAAGACGGCAAGGTCATCGCACTTGATGTGAAGCCTGGCGACCGCATCCTGTTCGGCAAGTACTCCGGTTCAGACATCAAGCTGAACAGCAATGAATACCTGATCATGCGTGAGGATGAAGTCCTCGGCATCCTTGAGAAGTAGAGCCTGAGGAGGAATATCGAACCATGCCCGCAAAACAGATTGTATACGCTGAAAATAGCCGCCAGGCGATCCTGCGCGGTGTCAACCAGTTGGCTGACGCAGTAAAAGTAACCCTCGGACCCCGTGGTCGCAACGTGGTGCTTGAGAAGAAGTTCGGCGGACCGACGATCACCAAGGACGGCGTCACCGTCGCCAAGGAAGTCGAACTCCGTGATCCGCTCGAGAACATGGGCGCCCAGATGGTACGCGAAGTGGCATCGAAGACCAGCGACATCGCTGGCGACGGCACCACCACCGCCACCATCCTGGCTCAGAGCATCTTCCGTGAAGGCGTGAAGCACGTTGCTGCCGGCGCCAACCCGATGGCTCTGAAGCGCGGCATCGACAAGGCTGTCGAGCTCGTCGTCAAGGAAATCGAAAAGCAGGCTGTGAAGGTGACCTCGGACGACAAGATCGCCCAGGTTGGCACCATCTCCGCCAACGGCGACACCGAAATTGGCAACACCATTGCGGAAGCAATGAAGAAGGTTGGCAAGGACGGCGTCATCACGGTGGAAGAGTCCAAGACGATGCACACCGAGCTGCAGACCGTCGAAGGCATGCAGTTTGACCGTGGTTACCTGAGCCCCTACTTTGTCTCCGATCCGGAGCGCATGGAAGCGGTGATGGAGAACCCCTACATCCTGATCCACGAGAAGAAGATCAGCAACATGAAGGACCTCCTTCCGTTGCTCGAGCAGATTGCCCGCTCCGGCAGCCCGCTCGTGATCATCGCGGAAGAAGTGGAAGGCGAAGCGCTCGCCACTCTCGTCGTGAACAAGCTCCGTGGCACTCTGAACGTTGCTGCAGTGAAGGCTCCTGGCTTCGGCGATCGCCGCAAGGCGATGCTCGAGGACATCGGTATCCTCACCGGTGGCCAGGCCATCATGGAAGAAACGGGCATCAAGCTCGAGGGCGTCCAGCTCAGCGATCTCGGCCGCGCCAAGCGCATCGTGATCGACAAAGACAACACCACCATCATTGATGGCGCTGGTGAGCAGAAGGGCATCGAGGGCCGCATCAAGCAGCTCCGCGCCCAGATCGAAGAAACAACTTCGGACTACGACCGTGAAAAGCTGCAGGAACGTCTGGCGAAGCTCGCCGGCGGTGTTGCCGTGATCAAGGTTGGCGCTGCCACCGAAACCGAAATGAAGGAAAAGAAGGCTCGTGTCGAAGACGCTCTGCACGCCACCCGTGCGGCCGTCGAAGAAGGCATCGTTGCCGGCGGCGGCGTGGCACTTCTGCGCGCTTCTGCTGCGCTGAACGATCTGAAGCTCGATGGTGACGAAGCCATTGGCGTGGCCATCATCAAGCGCGCTTGCGAAGAGCCGGTGCGTCAGATCTCTGGCAACGCTGGTTTCGAAGGCGCAACGATCGTCGAGAAGATCAAGGCCAATTCGGATGCCAAGTACGGCTTCAACGCCGCCACTGGCAACTTTGAAGACCTGGTTGCTGCCGGCGTCATCGATCCTGCCAAGGTGACCCGCTCGGCCCTGCAGAACAGCTCCTCGATCAGCGGCCTCATGCTGACCACGGAAGCCATGATCTGCGAGATCCCCGAGAAGAAGTCCGCTGCTCCCGCGGGCGGTGGCCACGGCCACGGTCCCGAGATGGACTACTAAACAACGGTCTCAGCAATGAGCCTGAAAGAGCCCGCCGGCAACGGCGGGCTCTTTCTATTGCTCGAGAGATGGTATACCGGTTCGGGAGAAACGTAAATTGCGCACCTTGGTCCTAAGCCTTCTGATGAGTCTTTCTGCTACGGGATACGCACAGGATGCGAAAATCATGCCTCCCGTGCTTGTATCGAAAGTGGCCCCATCCTACTCGCCGGACGCGAGTTCAGGCGCCATTGAGGGTTCCGTTGTCCTCGGGTTTGAGGTGAGCGTTGCAGGAGTAGCGCAAGATATTCGGATCATTCGCTCACTCGATCCAGGACTAGACCAGAGCGCAATTCGGGCGCTGCAAAAGTGGCGCTTCCGGCCAGCAACCCGAAATGGGAAGGCCATCGCTTTCCAGACAAAAGCGGAGATTGCGTTCCATCTGCTTCCTCAAAGGAAGTAACGCAACTCTGCGCGAATACAGCGACTTATTGAGGAAGCCAACCAGGAAAACGCGCAAGACGTTTCGCTTTTCCAGAGGACACCCGTCGAGAAAAGCAGCAACTTCCGGGATTGTCGTGGAGATGGATTTCGACTCAATCGACTCCCGGACATCCCCATCACGATTCGTCCGTTCTGTC is part of the Bryobacter aggregatus MPL3 genome and encodes:
- a CDS encoding 2OG-Fe(II) oxygenase, with product MSWKRQEIAELILARLQEAKWEAHQEFRLPRTVKSFIVDDLLPAELTTAILSAFPPVEKMVLKHHLGELKYVGVQMNHYAPLLEETIYAFQDPRVVQCVGEICGLDDLIPDEHLYAGGISAMEKGHYLNPHLDNSHDFERKRYRALNLLYYASPGWCLENGGNLELWDSGPKGKPRTIESRCNRLAVMQTDKTSWHSVSEVLAAGTRRCISNYFFTINPVDGQKDYHVTSFRGRPEEKFKDLLMQGDNALRQAVKETLGESVFKNKHVYKKD
- a CDS encoding rhomboid family intramembrane serine protease, with product MEPRPICPNCRAFISRADRVCPYCEFELAPRPKGNSDTARVISGLLPQDGQITNYILAVNLFIYMAMAIFNQENINGGGFSSMNGVTLFLFGAKEPGYIFHGEWWRLVTAGFLHASLIHIGMNSWSLYNLGPQVEEAFGAGRMLVIYLASSTLGFLASTLFSPSLSVGASAGIFGLVGAMIAFGIHQRGAFGSYIKSAYIGTAVISLLMTSFISQIDNFAHLGGLAGGFGAAYIVGHPRFAQARQERYWSIAGLAMAGIVVVCFVIQLLATLKYLRS
- a CDS encoding class I SAM-dependent methyltransferase, giving the protein MSNIWNSGDFAKIAPAVMIVGELLCDAVPTYAGQRVLDLGCGSGNTALAAARRRAQVFGLDPIPTLLQRARERAAFEGLEIEFTEGSAEVLPYEAGSFDVVLSSFGMIFCEDWKAAVAEVARVLRPNGHFAFTSWTEGSLNDLLFAKCIAQRPDLQSVSVARDWGKLASIPAMLRSHFGSVRVTHRKLLARAASVEQWLDGMKKFLSPVYLAYEGLNGAAAAQLDAKLIALGQQHNQAPEHGFFAPVPYLEIHCRPLAA
- a CDS encoding amidohydrolase family protein, whose protein sequence is MKAILAHILSNLRLTMRERSVFFFNYAFPLGFFFLFATLNKAKESNSIAAVLTSVLTIGLLGNGFFGGGLRAVMERENGILRRFKVAPPGALPILISSLVVGVLQYFPVVLLMTVLSVVQYGMTWPDNWLSFFVFVIIANFAMRSMGGIIASVANSMAESQIIIQCLYFPMMLLSGATVPVTFLPEWVQSLVQFIPATHMVSGLQGILLQHESLLQNWKPVSALLITTVACTLISLKIFRWEKGEKLPARAKAWVLAVLAPFFLIGAWDLHSKENLTKSKAIERELARSQTILIRDARVITGTGTVIEGGSVLIKQGKIVALYNGTAPVAKSLNAIEIEAAGKTLLPGLIDVHIHLGSPGGFYDDPKKYQDRTLPEKRLKAYLYSGITSVKSAGDWIDSVIPLRDKGRRGEALMPELYVVGPLFTAAGGHPAQMLQSMPESARAYGQSQFVRLPKTPDEARAMLRELKAKNVDAIKAVLESGSANNPMPRLDLNVLKAICTEAKLLGLPVTVHTSKAIDVRDAFEAGANGVEHGSPNEALPDELLRKMAASGFYYDPTMSVFEGVRMMLEKDFTRLDDSLLQQVVPMDLLKSTRRLVLDPKLTGRYQEFAPRMKEARENLKRVFDAGVTLVTGTDAGNPLIFHGPTVQEEVELWVAAGIPAHQAILAATRNAAQLLGQGNRIGTIEMGKDANLLLVDGNPLQDPKSLSRISLVMLKGERISRAALLKED
- a CDS encoding ABC transporter ATP-binding protein, with the protein product MNENIIAVRGLTKSYGEVHAVRGVDFEVKAGEVLGLLGPNGAGKTTTVEILEGLRSRSSGDVRVLDFDPGCDARKLKERIGVCLQANNLPEKMKVSEALDLFAAFYERTLPKAKLLSRLQLEEKKDALYGTLSGGQKQRVAIALALVNDPQVVFFDEPTTGLDPQVRLEIHKLIEELKQDQRTIILTTHYIEEAERLCDRVAIIDEGKIIAVGTPREIQSRTLGTTKIEIHLETPLEGIDVPSGIVLSETRTTLTASSTHPARTVVELVKWVDHHGLGMTDISLKKPTLEDVFIELTGKRLRD
- a CDS encoding type 1 glutamine amidotransferase domain-containing protein, whose translation is MSLQGKRIAVLVDQLYQELEVWYPYYRLKEAGAEVHLVGAEAGKNYPSKVGYPAIAEKSYTGVQPSEYDGVIAPGGFAPDFIRRHPEALHFVHEIDKAGKLVAAICHGPWVLCSSNMLRGRKATSFFAIKDDVIHAGAEWSDAEVVVDRNLVTSRKPDDLPAFCIACIDVLNRQ
- a CDS encoding serine hydrolase; this encodes MRFLFFALLAAACAPAQHVADLLTAKMHDRIVAYDARMDGALGVAIIDLTTGTQWSYHGKLVFPTASAIKVPILMEIFRLRELGQLHFNEKVTLQPAEAVGGSGVLQERLRNGPITLSVEEIVREMIASSDNTATNWCIRRVGMAGVNHTMAQMGYQGTRLQRIMIDQAAATRNEENVSTPEDMADMLRVIYEGKAVNAKASAEMIAMLKLVKAGMRRAIPPAIEVASKPGELVGVRTETGIVYLKGRPFVLAVMGTYLNESDSPIEAVTKIVFDCFQKLAAGNIYGNLGVR
- a CDS encoding co-chaperone GroES, which translates into the protein MNIRPLYDRIVVKRLENDVDMVNGLYIPDSAKEKPQEGEVVAVGKGKRLEDGKVIALDVKPGDRILFGKYSGSDIKLNSNEYLIMREDEVLGILEK
- the groL gene encoding chaperonin GroEL (60 kDa chaperone family; promotes refolding of misfolded polypeptides especially under stressful conditions; forms two stacked rings of heptamers to form a barrel-shaped 14mer; ends can be capped by GroES; misfolded proteins enter the barrel where they are refolded when GroES binds), with product MPAKQIVYAENSRQAILRGVNQLADAVKVTLGPRGRNVVLEKKFGGPTITKDGVTVAKEVELRDPLENMGAQMVREVASKTSDIAGDGTTTATILAQSIFREGVKHVAAGANPMALKRGIDKAVELVVKEIEKQAVKVTSDDKIAQVGTISANGDTEIGNTIAEAMKKVGKDGVITVEESKTMHTELQTVEGMQFDRGYLSPYFVSDPERMEAVMENPYILIHEKKISNMKDLLPLLEQIARSGSPLVIIAEEVEGEALATLVVNKLRGTLNVAAVKAPGFGDRRKAMLEDIGILTGGQAIMEETGIKLEGVQLSDLGRAKRIVIDKDNTTIIDGAGEQKGIEGRIKQLRAQIEETTSDYDREKLQERLAKLAGGVAVIKVGAATETEMKEKKARVEDALHATRAAVEEGIVAGGGVALLRASAALNDLKLDGDEAIGVAIIKRACEEPVRQISGNAGFEGATIVEKIKANSDAKYGFNAATGNFEDLVAAGVIDPAKVTRSALQNSSSISGLMLTTEAMICEIPEKKSAAPAGGGHGHGPEMDY
- a CDS encoding energy transducer TonB, with product MPPVLVSKVAPSYSPDASSGAIEGSVVLGFEVSVAGVAQDIRIIRSLDPGLDQSAIRALQKWRFRPATRNGKAIAFQTKAEIAFHLLPQRK